A single Triticum dicoccoides isolate Atlit2015 ecotype Zavitan chromosome 2A, WEW_v2.0, whole genome shotgun sequence DNA region contains:
- the LOC119358697 gene encoding putrescine hydroxycinnamoyltransferase 1-like, with translation MDSGSSVRVVESCLVTPSDDTPREGLWLSALDLVLANRGHTPLVHFYSTAGAGSDVADDFFDVARLKESMARALVPFYPLAGRLGVDSGGRTEVNCNAEGALFVVARSDHTLEDFVDPTPSPELRMLFGPRVHPSSIVLAVQVTFLRCGGVVLGTAVHHAVVDGASTFQFLRTWASYCRDGESAAVDAPCHHRALLRGRSPRVIHPETIPMFCNELIMHEQEPSPAGTMSSTVVTRILTVSRDQLHALKRLCGGASTFCAVTALVWRCVCVARPGLHPDSTTRINFPVDIRRRLTPPLPDRYFGNGVVNVFTTAAVKDVVSQTLASVAGRVKAAADRVDDELLRSAVDYFEETASAAKQGVRRRAEDRGNLPETELRMNSWFRIPVHDADFGWGQPRAMTRAEAVRGGWVYLLAARADGSARVLISLEAATHHKFQHAAADVCQLLLATERPKL, from the exons ATGGATTCGGGCAGCTCAGTGCGAGTGGTGGAGTCCTGCCTCGTAACGCCGAGCGACGACACGCCGCGGGAAGGGCTCTGGCTCTCCGCGCTGGACCTCGTGCTAGCCAACAGGGGCCACACCCCGCTCGTCCACTTCTACAGCACCGCCGGCGCCGGCAGTGACGTTGCCGACGACTTCTTTGACGTGGCCAGGCTCAAGGAGTCCATGGCGAGGGCGCTGGTGCCCTTCTACCCTCTCGCCGGCCGCCTCGGCGTGGACTCCGGCGGACGGACCGAGGTCAACTGCAACGCGGAGGGCGCGCTCTTCGTGGTGGCTCGCTCTGACCACACCCTCGAGGACTTCGTCGATCCCACGCCGTCGCCGGAGTTAAGGATGCTCTTCGGTCCCCGCGTTCATCCGTCGTCCATTGTGTTGGCCGTGCAG GTGACCTTCCTCAGGTGTGGCGGCGTGGTCTTGGGGACAGcggtgcaccacgccgtcgtggacGGCGCCAGCACGTTCCAGTTCCTCCGGACGTGGGCGAGCTACTGCAGGGACGGCGAGAGCGCCGCGGTGGATGCCCCGTGccaccaccgcgccctcctccgcgGACGGTCACCCCGCGTGATCCACCCTGAGACCATCCCCATGTTCTGCAACGAGCTGATCATGCACGAGCAGGAGCCGTCGCCTGCAGGGACGATGTCGTCGACCGTCGTGACCAGGATCCTCACCGTCTCCAGGGACCAGCTACACGCCCTCAAGCGCCTCTGCGGCGGCGCTAGCACGTTCTGCGCCGTGACGGCCCTGGTGTGGCGGTGCGTCTGCGTCGCCCGGCCGGGCCTGCACCCGGACTCCACCACGCGCATCAACTTCCCGGTGGACATCAGGCGCCGCCTGACGCCGCCGCTCCCGGACCGCTACTTCGGCAACGGGGTCGTCAACGTGTTCACCACCGCCGCGGTGAAGGACGTGGTGTCGCAGACGCTGGCCTCCGTGGCCGGCCGGGTGAAAGCCGCCGCGGACCGGGTCGACGACGAGCTGCTGAGGTCGGCGGTGGACTACTTCGAGGAGACGGCGTCGGCGGCGAAGCAGGGCGTGCGGCGGCGGGCGGAGGACCGGGGGAACCTGCCGGAGACGGAGCTGCGGATGAACAGCTGGTTCCGCATCCCCGTGCACGACGCGGACTTCGGTTGGGGGCAGCCGCGCGCGATGACCCGGGCGGAGGCTGTGCGCGGCGGGTGGGTGTACCTGTTGGCCGCCCGCGCCGACGGCAGCGCGCGCGTGCTCATCTCCTTGGAGGCGGCGACTCACCACAAGTTCCAGCACGCCGCCGCCGATGTATGCCAACTTCTTCTAGCCACTGAACGTCCTAAGCTGTGA
- the LOC119358696 gene encoding xylanase inhibitor protein 1-like: MAFRRPSCVLLGALLTVSFLAATATAGDHGLTVFWGRNKDEGSLGEACDTGIYNTVIISFYSVFGHGRYWGDLSGHPLYGIGADIKHCRGKGIVVLLSIGGGGTQYSLPSSQSAADVADNLWNAHLGGGRRGVFRPFGDAVVDGIDFFIDQGAPDHYDELARRLSGYNRYYRGAPGVRLTATPRCVYPDWHVQRALDTGLFERIHVRFYGDDQCSYNHVYKDGVMAQWSKWTARYPRSKVYIGLAAANVPGRNDKVGLGSMQYDLMPSVKQAANYGGVMLWDRYYDKQTGYGRELYNGGIN, translated from the coding sequence ATGGCGTTCCGACGCCCTTCATGTGTCCTACTAGGAGCTCTTCTCACCGTCTCGTTCCTCGCCGCCACGGCAACCGCCGGTGACCACGGCCTGACAGTCTTCTGGGGCCGGAACAAGGACGAGGGCTCCCTCGGGGAGGCCTGCGACACCGGCATCTACAACACCGTCATCATCTCCTTCTACAGCGTCTTCGGCCACGGCAGGTACTGGGGCGACCTCTCCGGCCACCCGCTCTACGGCATCGGCGCCGACATCAAGCACTGCCGGGGAAAGGGCATCGTCGTCCTCCTCTCCATCGGCGGCGGCGGCACCCAGTACTCCCTGCCGTCATCACAGTCCGCGGCCGACGTCGCCGATAACCTGTGGAACGCGCACCTCGGGGGCGGCCGCCGCGGCGTGTTCCGCCCGTTCGGCGACGCGGTGGTCGACGGCATCGACTTCTTCATCGACCAGGGCGCGCCGGACCACTACGACGAGCTCGCCAGGCGTCTCtccggctacaaccggtactacCGCGGCGCGCCCGGGGTGCGGCTGACGGCGACGCCGCGGTGCGTGTACCCGGACTGGCACGTCCAGAGGGCGCTGGACACGGGGCTGTTCGAGCGGATCCACGTCAGGTTCTACGGCGACGACCAGTGCTCCTACAACCACGTGTACAAAGACGGGGTGATGGCGcagtggagcaagtggacggcgagGTACCCCCGGAGCAAGGTGTACATCGGGCTGGCGGCGGCGAACGTGCCCGGGAGGAACGACAAGGTCGGCCTTGGGTCCATGCAATATGACCTGATGCCCAGCGTGAAGCAGGCGGCGAACTACGGCGGGGTCATGCTCTGGGACAGGTACTACGACAAGCAGACCGGATATGGCCGCGAACTCTACAACGGCGGCATCAACTAA